The Megalobrama amblycephala isolate DHTTF-2021 linkage group LG7, ASM1881202v1, whole genome shotgun sequence genome window below encodes:
- the LOC125271174 gene encoding ras-related C3 botulinum toxin substrate 1-like, producing MQTVKCVIVGDTAAEKTKLLIKYTTPAFPSEYVPTVFDGYAVTVMVDGNPVTLGLFDTASQEDYDRLRPLSYPQTDVFLICFSLVDPDSFGSVREKWYPEVRHHCPNAQIILVGTKLDLRDDKDTIEKLKKKKQIPITCHEGRAMAEEIGAVKYLECSAVTQMGLKTVFEEAVRVTLDPSLVKKRERKCLLI from the coding sequence ATGCAGACTGTAAAGTGTGTGATCGTCGGGGACACGGCTGCGGAAAAAACAAAGCTTCTGATCAAATACACCACCCCTGCTTTTCCCAGTGAGTACGTCCCCACTGTGTTTGATGGTTATGCTGTCACTGTGATGGTCGATGGGAATCCAGTGACCCTGGGACTGTTTGATACAGCGTCACAGGAGGATTACGACAGGCTTCGACCACTTTCCTACCCTCAgacggatgtgttcttgatctgTTTCTCTCTTGTGGACCCGGACTCGTTTGGGAGCGTCCGTGAAAAGTGGTATCCAGAAGTCAGACATCATTGCCCCAACGCTCAGATCATTCTAGTCGGGACTAAACTTGATCTGAGAGACGACAAGGACACCATTGAAAAGCTGAAAAAGAAGAAACAAATCCCCATCACCTGCCATGAAGGCCGGGCTATGGCTGAAGAAATAGGAGCCGTGAAGTACCTGGAGTGCTCAGCTGTAACACAGATGGGGCTTAAGACGGTGTTTGAAGAGGCCGTCCGGGTGACTCTGGACCCGTCCCTGgtgaagaagagagagagaaagtgtttACTTATCTGA